The window AATCGGATTTGTTAGCTGAACAGGAGTAAAATTGGTTTTAGGCAAAGTTATTGGAAACGTTTGGGCAACGCGCAAAGATGAAAAACTGACGGGCATTAAGCTGCTCATTGTGCGCAGCGTTGATCTCGATTACAAAGAAAAAGAAACGTTTGTCGTTGCCGCCGACTCGGTTGGCGCCGGAGCCGGAGAAATTGTATTGTATTGTTCAGGCAGTT of the bacterium genome contains:
- a CDS encoding ethanolamine utilization protein EutN, encoding MVLGKVIGNVWATRKDEKLTGIKLLIVRSVDLDYKEKETFVVAADSVGAGAGEIVLYCSGSSARQTEITQDRPVDAVIMAIVDKLEIDIK